One Dictyoglomus turgidum DSM 6724 DNA window includes the following coding sequences:
- the rlmD gene encoding 23S rRNA (uracil(1939)-C(5))-methyltransferase RlmD: protein MVKVGEEYQVKIEKINSQGQGIAYINSFVVFVDYALPGEVVKIKIHTAKRDYAVGKIVEFITKDPQRCEPACNVFYQCGGCHLMHVNYGYQLELKRMIVEDAFKRIGKIEKEISPVIGMENPYRYRNKAKIPVGKRRGKVVLGFYKPNTHHIVDISGCIVQHEDADKVIETTKEAIKKFHIEVYNELQHTGLLRFVVVRRSFAFDDLMVVLVSKGMIDNAKKIARFYRYRLKNLKSFYININPKRTNEIFGEESRLIWGEEVIRDKIGEFIFEISPVSFFQINSIQTEKLYNKALEYLSPNSKLVFDAYCGIGTISLFLSKKAEKVYGIEVERSAIEDAWKNARINKVKNVEFIWGRSEEVIPRLIEDGKIPDAIVLDPPRKGCDQNLLEAIIRAKVKQIIYISCYPSTLARDVNILVDAGYNLVNIQPVDMFPQTFHVENIALLEKG, encoded by the coding sequence ATGGTTAAAGTCGGAGAAGAATATCAAGTAAAGATTGAGAAAATAAATTCTCAAGGACAGGGGATTGCTTATATAAATAGTTTTGTAGTGTTTGTAGATTATGCTCTTCCTGGAGAGGTTGTTAAAATCAAAATTCATACAGCAAAAAGGGATTATGCTGTTGGAAAAATTGTGGAGTTTATAACAAAGGATCCTCAAAGATGTGAACCTGCTTGTAATGTATTTTATCAATGTGGAGGATGTCATTTAATGCATGTTAATTATGGTTATCAATTAGAATTAAAAAGAATGATTGTAGAAGATGCTTTTAAAAGAATTGGAAAGATTGAAAAGGAGATAAGTCCTGTAATAGGTATGGAAAACCCTTACAGATATAGAAACAAGGCAAAAATTCCTGTAGGAAAAAGAAGAGGAAAGGTAGTTTTAGGATTTTATAAGCCCAATACTCATCACATCGTAGATATAAGTGGTTGTATAGTGCAACATGAAGATGCGGATAAAGTTATAGAAACCACAAAAGAAGCTATAAAAAAATTTCATATAGAAGTTTATAATGAGCTTCAACACACAGGACTTTTGAGGTTTGTAGTGGTAAGAAGATCTTTTGCCTTTGATGATCTTATGGTGGTTCTTGTTTCCAAAGGGATGATTGATAATGCCAAAAAGATTGCAAGATTTTATAGATATAGACTTAAGAATTTAAAGTCTTTTTATATAAATATCAATCCTAAAAGGACAAATGAGATCTTTGGGGAAGAGAGTAGACTTATATGGGGAGAGGAGGTAATAAGAGATAAAATTGGAGAATTTATATTTGAGATATCTCCTGTTTCCTTTTTTCAGATAAATTCTATTCAAACGGAAAAACTTTATAACAAGGCTTTAGAGTATTTATCCCCTAATAGTAAATTGGTTTTTGACGCTTATTGTGGAATTGGAACTATTTCTCTTTTTCTCTCTAAAAAAGCTGAAAAAGTGTATGGGATAGAAGTAGAAAGATCAGCTATTGAAGATGCTTGGAAGAATGCGAGAATAAATAAGGTTAAAAATGTGGAGTTTATTTGGGGAAGATCTGAAGAGGTAATACCTAGATTAATCGAGGATGGGAAGATTCCTGATGCTATAGTGTTGGATCCACCAAGAAAGGGATGTGATCAAAATCTTCTTGAGGCTATAATCCGTGCTAAGGTTAAGCAGATTATATACATCTCTTGTTATCCTTCAACCTTAGCAAGGGATGTGAATATTCTTGTGGATGCTGGTTATAATTTGGTGAATATTCAGCCTGTAGATATGTTTCCTCAAACTTTCCATGTGGAGAATATTGCCTTACTTGAAAAGGGATAA
- a CDS encoding AAA family ATPase has translation MDVDRYVEFKEKVVKNVSKAIVGKEKIIELIAISFICGGHVLLEDVPGLGKTLMVKAFAKTIGGSFKRIQFTPDLLPSDLTGINFYNQKKGEFEFRPGPLFANVILADEINRATPRTQSSLLEAMEEKQVTVDGVTWKLPDPFMVLATQNPVETYGTFPLPEAELDRFFMRIKIGYPTREEEIEIINRNKKRDMLEDVESVVNFDEIEYLRNNFSNVKISREVLNYLLDIVEYTRNSDTILLGVSPRGSIALFKASQVYALFNGRDYVIPEDIKYLAPFILNHRIISMGASRTKDIYENINIIVDNVKVPLEEF, from the coding sequence ATGGATGTTGATAGATATGTAGAGTTTAAGGAAAAAGTGGTGAAAAACGTTTCAAAGGCCATAGTAGGGAAGGAAAAGATAATTGAGCTTATAGCAATATCTTTTATATGTGGAGGACACGTTTTATTAGAAGATGTGCCTGGACTTGGGAAGACTCTTATGGTAAAAGCTTTTGCTAAAACTATTGGAGGAAGTTTTAAGAGAATTCAGTTTACTCCAGACCTTCTCCCTTCAGATCTTACAGGGATTAATTTTTATAATCAGAAAAAAGGGGAATTTGAATTTAGGCCTGGACCATTGTTTGCTAATGTTATTCTTGCTGATGAAATAAATAGGGCAACTCCAAGGACTCAAAGTAGTTTATTAGAAGCAATGGAAGAAAAGCAAGTTACTGTAGATGGAGTTACTTGGAAGCTTCCTGATCCTTTCATGGTGCTTGCAACTCAAAATCCTGTAGAAACTTACGGAACTTTTCCTCTTCCTGAAGCAGAACTGGATAGATTTTTTATGAGAATAAAGATTGGATACCCCACGAGAGAAGAGGAAATAGAAATTATAAATAGAAATAAAAAGAGGGACATGCTTGAAGATGTGGAAAGTGTAGTAAATTTTGATGAAATAGAGTATTTAAGAAATAATTTTAGTAATGTAAAAATCTCGAGAGAAGTACTGAATTACCTTCTTGACATAGTAGAGTATACTCGAAATTCCGATACTATTCTTCTAGGAGTAAGTCCTAGAGGGAGTATTGCCCTTTTTAAGGCAAGTCAAGTTTATGCTCTCTTTAATGGTAGAGATTACGTAATACCTGAAGATATAAAGTACCTTGCTCCTTTTATACTGAATCATAGGATAATCTCTATGGGTGCATCCAGAACTAAGGATATATATGAGAATATCAATATTATTGTTGACAATGTTAAAGTCCCATTAGAGGAATTTTAA